In Papaver somniferum cultivar HN1 chromosome 1, ASM357369v1, whole genome shotgun sequence, a genomic segment contains:
- the LOC113360839 gene encoding F-box protein CPR1-like → MATTPIGLNRISGLSFVNMCGFGYDNKIDDYKVVRIAVPYNIADIMVSQVDVYTLVSVSWRMVKDTPYEIIGRSPEEVFDKIPYLVTFEEFEHKRVDTLEGSLCMLCSSAVGFEVWMMSEYGFGDFGTKLYSIFWLLLPKIVDIVPSFLHLRRIQSLRNGEFLLEIQLSSYYAGLSFYDPKHEKARVMIINQDTICQKCVFGVT, encoded by the exons ATGGCAACAACACCAATTGGATTGAATAGAATCAGTGGTTTGAGTTTCGTTAACATGTGTGGTTTTGGATACGACAACAAGATTGATGATTATAAGGTAGTAAGAATTGCAGTTCCTTATAATATTGCTGACATTATGGTTTCTCAAGTCGATGTTTATACACTGGTCTCGGTTTCATGGAGAATGGTCAAAGACACACCTTACGAAATTATAGGTAGATCACCGG AAGAAGTGTTTGATAAAATACCATATTTAGTAacttttgaagagtttgaacATAAACGTGTCGATACATTGGAAGGGTCATTATGCATGCTTTGTAGTTCTGCTGTTGGTTTTGAGGTATGGATGATGAGTGAGTATGGATTTGGTGACTTTGGGACCAAACTCTACAGCATTTTCTGGCTTCTGTTACCGAAGATAGTTGATATTGTTCCATCCTTTCTGCACTTAAGGCGCATACAATCGTTAAGGAATGGGGAATTCTTATTAGAGATTCAGTTAAGTAGCTATTATGCGGGTTTATCTTTTTATGACCCAAAACATGAAAAAGCTCGAGTCATGATAATCAATCAAGATACTATTTGCCAAAAATGTGTTTTTGGCGTTACATGA